The Sporomusa termitida genome has a window encoding:
- a CDS encoding HD domain-containing protein: protein MSAIDYLYEWFRDHVRTYYTSDEFIMTRVLLKEEHSKRVAAIAASLAAELQLAERPRLLAEVIGLFHDLARFRQVAEYRTFVDAESFDHGDAGAAALARSGLLADFTAAEQAVIGFAIANHNKMQIPPACSQTLLFAKLIRDADKLDIFRLLPPVQADHDYSPQLLGQLKPGGVLSYRDVKTLADKRLIRLSWFYDIYFDWTLAQLIAEGHLERQLDSLPDTGDCRAIKATLQAYVDNRLTGESRGRFF, encoded by the coding sequence TTGTCTGCAATTGATTATCTGTATGAATGGTTCCGGGACCATGTCCGGACGTATTATACCAGTGATGAGTTCATCATGACCAGGGTTTTGCTGAAAGAGGAACACAGCAAACGGGTGGCGGCCATTGCCGCGAGCCTGGCCGCTGAGCTGCAGCTTGCAGAGCGGCCAAGGCTGCTGGCGGAGGTGATCGGCCTGTTCCATGACCTTGCCCGCTTTCGCCAGGTTGCTGAATACCGTACCTTTGTCGATGCCGAGTCTTTTGACCATGGCGATGCCGGCGCGGCGGCCTTGGCCCGCAGCGGCCTGCTGGCGGATTTTACCGCGGCTGAGCAGGCGGTGATCGGCTTTGCCATTGCCAATCACAATAAAATGCAGATTCCGCCGGCCTGTTCCCAGACCCTGCTGTTTGCCAAGCTGATCCGCGATGCCGATAAGCTGGATATCTTCAGGCTGCTGCCGCCGGTCCAGGCGGATCATGATTACTCGCCCCAGCTGCTCGGTCAGTTAAAACCGGGCGGGGTCCTCTCCTACCGGGATGTCAAAACCCTGGCTGACAAACGCCTGATCAGGCTGAGCTGGTTTTACGATATTTATTTTGACTGGACATTGGCCCAGCTGATTGCGGAAGGTCATCTCGAGCGGCAGCTGGACTCCCTGCCTGATACCGGTGATTGCCGGGCCATCAAGGCCACGCTGCAGGCCTACGTGGATAACCGACTCACGGGTGAATCAAGGGGACGGTTCTTTTGA
- a CDS encoding response regulator, translated as MSNEADNLIFDTEDEDSLLAFAPELEPGDRARWKIIIVDDDKGIHQITRTILREFTFEDKPLQFLSAYSQAEAKELVRRNPDVAVILLDVMMDGDKAGLEVARCIREDLNNHLVRIILRTGQPQEAPEETVIRDYDINDYKEKTELTARKLTTTIIASLRSYRDIVNLDNNRKGLEKTLESAAALLEAQSLKRLAACVLTQLLSILSINASHRAAAIAGFVAVKEANGEFYILDGTEKYCGIVGCPARQMAAGDLDAIIDKARQSKSGIHADNCFIQYFKGKNQHESFIYLEGLDSLSDWEKNLINIFGMTVAATFDNSFLTQEIEDTQKEIIFTLGEFSEVRSKETGNHVRRVAEYSKLLALKYGLPEEEAELIKLASPMHDVGKLGITDSILNKPGKLAPEEFEVIKAHGVLGYEILRSSNRKILQAAALIALQHHEKYDGTGYPDGIKGEAIHIYGRITAIADVFDALGSKRVYKPAWPLDKILEYFTCERGRHFDPLLVDLFLANLEEFLNIRDTFKDL; from the coding sequence ATGAGTAATGAAGCCGATAACCTGATTTTTGACACAGAAGATGAGGACAGCCTGCTGGCATTTGCCCCGGAGCTTGAACCCGGTGACCGTGCCAGGTGGAAGATCATTATCGTCGATGATGACAAAGGAATTCATCAGATAACCAGAACAATTCTCCGGGAATTTACCTTTGAGGACAAGCCCTTACAGTTTTTGAGCGCCTATTCGCAGGCCGAAGCCAAAGAACTGGTGCGGCGTAACCCGGATGTGGCCGTAATTTTGCTGGATGTTATGATGGACGGTGATAAGGCCGGGCTGGAAGTGGCCCGGTGTATCCGGGAAGATTTGAATAATCATCTCGTCCGGATTATTCTGCGGACCGGTCAGCCGCAGGAAGCACCGGAGGAAACGGTGATCCGCGACTATGATATTAACGACTACAAAGAAAAGACGGAGCTTACCGCCCGGAAACTGACGACGACCATCATTGCCTCGCTCCGGTCTTACCGGGATATTGTCAATCTTGACAATAATCGCAAAGGACTGGAAAAGACCCTGGAATCGGCGGCGGCTTTATTGGAGGCCCAGTCGCTGAAACGTCTGGCAGCCTGTGTATTGACACAGTTATTATCAATTCTTAGTATTAATGCCAGTCACCGGGCCGCGGCCATTGCCGGTTTTGTTGCAGTCAAAGAGGCTAACGGTGAGTTTTATATCCTGGATGGCACCGAGAAATACTGTGGTATAGTCGGCTGCCCGGCCAGACAGATGGCGGCCGGCGATCTTGATGCCATTATCGACAAGGCCCGGCAGAGTAAAAGCGGCATTCATGCGGACAACTGCTTCATTCAGTATTTTAAGGGAAAAAATCAGCATGAAAGTTTTATCTATTTAGAAGGCTTAGACAGCTTATCGGACTGGGAAAAAAATCTGATCAATATTTTCGGGATGACAGTAGCGGCCACCTTTGATAACAGCTTTCTTACCCAGGAGATTGAGGACACCCAGAAGGAAATTATTTTTACCCTCGGTGAGTTCTCGGAAGTCAGGTCCAAGGAGACCGGCAATCATGTGCGGCGGGTGGCTGAATACTCTAAGCTGCTGGCTTTAAAATATGGCTTGCCGGAAGAAGAAGCCGAATTAATCAAACTGGCCTCGCCAATGCATGATGTCGGTAAACTGGGGATTACCGATTCTATTCTCAATAAGCCGGGCAAGCTGGCGCCGGAGGAGTTTGAGGTCATTAAAGCGCACGGGGTTCTGGGCTACGAGATTCTGCGCAGTTCTAACCGTAAAATCCTGCAGGCCGCTGCCCTGATCGCCCTGCAGCACCATGAGAAATATGACGGCACAGGCTATCCGGACGGTATAAAAGGGGAAGCTATTCATATTTATGGCCGCATAACGGCCATTGCTGATGTCTTTGACGCTTTAGGCAGCAAACGGGTTTATAAACCCGCCTGGCCGCTGGATAAGATTCTCGAATACTTTACCTGCGAACGGGGCCGCCACTTTGACCCCCTGCTTGTCGACCTCTTTCTTGCGAACCTGGAGGAGTTTCTGAATATCCGGGATACCTTCAAAGATTTATAA
- a CDS encoding sensor histidine kinase, whose product MGYSNMEGALLVLFFFAIAVAMPLAGFLLGKRNSSLFSAVSWLALCIGSRLLAQVEIKREFIAVPFLWEHVALLAACLLPAAFYRLLEHYVCQGTHVWLARFVRLHVVYAVTALLWVAAKPAAGTEAGCLLVWITAGTGLAAGGIIVGRAVYGSFAARVVAAGLGILAVIHGLGLLAAAGGAVWPGPYAAYWGYGLMVLIFLLLLRRRLSEENASSRRVLARTWRTLHEPGREAGLRSGKAPLAKELVPGEPAEPLPATDSSLGQTAGTIVTADEIARFAHEINSPLGTGIMAASYLGQEVETLTQLYKQGAVRKSDLEKHLTLYSESAGSILANLQTAAELVADFRKPATGGEQRRVFSIAAQLNQVLTALKPRLTQAGHTLELRFDADIRMHGFPGRLQQIIANLVLNSLAHAYEQGEQGHMLLRLTQEDGMAVLEYADDGKGISESTLGHIFDPYFTTKREQGNTGLGLSIIKEIITTRFGGTIECRSPAGKGAIFTIRLPIGELKHE is encoded by the coding sequence TTGGGGTATAGCAATATGGAAGGGGCCCTGTTGGTTTTGTTTTTTTTTGCTATTGCCGTGGCTATGCCGCTGGCCGGTTTTTTGCTTGGCAAACGAAATAGCAGTCTGTTTTCGGCGGTTAGCTGGCTGGCTTTGTGCATAGGCAGCCGGTTATTGGCCCAAGTGGAAATCAAGCGGGAATTTATTGCTGTCCCTTTCTTGTGGGAGCATGTTGCTTTGCTGGCCGCTTGCTTATTGCCGGCCGCATTTTACCGTTTGTTGGAGCACTATGTATGCCAGGGAACGCATGTCTGGCTGGCGCGTTTTGTCAGGCTGCATGTTGTGTATGCGGTAACTGCCCTCTTATGGGTAGCGGCCAAGCCCGCGGCCGGGACTGAGGCCGGCTGCTTACTGGTATGGATTACAGCAGGCACCGGTTTGGCTGCCGGAGGGATTATTGTCGGCCGGGCCGTTTATGGCAGCTTTGCCGCCAGAGTTGTTGCCGCCGGCCTGGGGATTTTGGCCGTCATACACGGGTTGGGCCTGCTGGCTGCGGCGGGGGGAGCAGTCTGGCCGGGGCCATACGCGGCCTACTGGGGCTATGGCCTTATGGTACTGATTTTTTTATTGCTGCTGCGGCGCCGGTTATCAGAAGAGAACGCCAGCAGCCGGCGGGTTCTGGCCAGGACCTGGCGAACGTTACATGAGCCGGGGCGTGAGGCGGGGCTTAGGAGCGGCAAAGCGCCGCTGGCGAAGGAACTGGTGCCTGGAGAACCGGCAGAGCCGCTGCCGGCAACGGACAGTTCGTTAGGGCAGACAGCCGGTACAATTGTTACTGCCGACGAAATCGCCCGCTTCGCCCACGAGATAAATTCACCTCTGGGAACAGGCATAATGGCGGCCTCTTATCTGGGGCAGGAAGTGGAAACATTAACCCAGTTATATAAGCAGGGGGCGGTTAGGAAGTCCGATCTGGAAAAACATCTTACCCTTTATAGTGAGTCAGCGGGCAGTATCCTGGCCAACCTGCAAACCGCAGCCGAACTGGTTGCTGATTTCAGAAAACCAGCAACCGGCGGTGAACAGCGCCGGGTATTCAGTATTGCCGCCCAGCTTAATCAGGTGTTGACGGCCCTGAAGCCCCGGCTTACTCAGGCCGGGCACACGCTGGAGTTAAGGTTTGATGCGGATATTCGCATGCATGGTTTCCCGGGCCGCCTGCAGCAGATCATTGCCAATCTGGTCCTTAATTCCCTGGCTCATGCCTATGAACAGGGGGAACAGGGGCATATGCTGTTAAGGCTAACGCAGGAAGACGGGATGGCGGTACTTGAATATGCCGATGATGGCAAAGGCATAAGCGAGAGTACTCTTGGTCATATTTTTGATCCTTATTTTACGACTAAGCGGGAGCAGGGCAATACAGGACTGGGGCTTAGTATTATTAAAGAGATCATCACAACAAGGTTTGGCGGCACAATCGAGTGCCGCAGCCCTGCCGGTAAGGGTGCCATTTTTACAATAAGGTTGCCAATAGGAGAGTTGAAACATGAGTAA
- a CDS encoding ABC transporter substrate-binding protein has translation MKKQIVFMLIILLVLTAAGWSIKQTNRPAAQNPATINIAYVKLPLNVPSIIEKKLELFEKEFAGDNIKVAFPEITEGPKMTAALASGSLDFCSALGGTSAILAAANGLDIKIIGIHSRAPRAFVIMTKDPAIQTVADLKGWTVAGPKGTILHQLLLAALKQQRIAGDTVKFVNTGIPQGVTALMAGNADAALVAGPAVPQAVAAGARIITTGEGLLDATIVIAVEGKFLREHPELVKRYMKVHRQSLAYMQSHPDEVYRLTAEETGIAVEDVQKMYGWYDFKPTITGDDIRDLEKTQDFLLQNGLLTQTVEIPKLIKDMSTEF, from the coding sequence ATGAAGAAACAAATTGTATTTATGCTGATCATCCTTTTGGTCCTGACAGCGGCAGGCTGGAGCATAAAGCAAACAAACCGGCCCGCCGCTCAAAACCCCGCCACTATCAATATTGCCTATGTCAAACTGCCGCTCAACGTCCCTTCGATTATTGAGAAAAAACTGGAGCTGTTTGAAAAAGAATTTGCCGGCGACAATATCAAGGTTGCGTTTCCGGAAATAACCGAAGGTCCGAAAATGACAGCCGCCTTAGCGTCCGGTTCACTGGACTTCTGCAGCGCCCTGGGCGGAACCTCGGCTATACTGGCAGCAGCTAACGGCCTTGACATTAAAATCATCGGCATCCATAGCCGGGCCCCCAGGGCGTTCGTCATTATGACCAAAGATCCGGCAATACAAACCGTGGCCGACCTTAAAGGCTGGACAGTGGCCGGACCGAAAGGAACCATCCTCCACCAGTTGCTGCTGGCGGCCCTCAAACAGCAGCGCATTGCCGGTGATACTGTTAAATTTGTCAATACGGGCATTCCCCAGGGGGTTACAGCCCTGATGGCCGGCAATGCCGATGCGGCGCTGGTGGCCGGTCCGGCTGTGCCCCAAGCAGTGGCAGCCGGTGCCCGGATTATTACCACCGGGGAGGGCCTGCTGGACGCCACGATTGTCATTGCGGTGGAAGGAAAGTTTCTCCGGGAACACCCTGAGCTTGTTAAGCGCTATATGAAAGTCCACCGGCAAAGCTTAGCCTATATGCAGAGCCATCCGGACGAGGTATACCGGCTGACGGCGGAGGAAACCGGCATAGCGGTGGAAGATGTCCAAAAGATGTATGGCTGGTATGACTTCAAGCCGACAATCACCGGCGACGACATCCGTGATTTGGAAAAAACCCAGGATTTTTTGCTGCAAAACGGCTTACTTACCCAAACGGTTGAGATACCGAAGTTAATCAAGGATATGAGCACCGAATTTTAA